The proteins below come from a single Serratia ficaria genomic window:
- the pheS gene encoding phenylalanine--tRNA ligase subunit alpha yields MPHLAELVANAKAAVEDAQDVAALDLVRVEYLGKKGHFTLQMQSLRDVPAEDRPAAGAVINQAKQAVQDALNARKNALETAALNERLAAETIDVSLPGRRMENGGLHPVTRTIDRIETFFGELGFSVATGPEIEDDYHNFDALNIPGHHPARADHDTFWFDATRLLRTQTSGVQIRTMKNQQPPIRIIAPGRVYRNDYDQTHTPMFHQMEGLIVDKDISFTNLKGTLHDFLNNFFEEDLQVRFRPSYFPFTEPSAEVDVMGKNGKWLEVLGCGMVHPNVLRNVGIDPEIYSGFAFGMGMERLTMLRYGVTDLRAFFENDLRFLKQFK; encoded by the coding sequence ATGCCACATCTCGCAGAGCTGGTTGCCAATGCCAAGGCAGCCGTAGAAGATGCCCAGGATGTTGCCGCGTTGGATTTGGTACGCGTCGAATATTTAGGCAAGAAAGGTCATTTCACCTTGCAGATGCAGTCTCTGCGTGACGTGCCGGCGGAAGATCGCCCGGCGGCCGGCGCGGTGATCAACCAGGCGAAGCAGGCGGTGCAGGATGCGCTGAACGCGCGTAAAAACGCGCTGGAAACCGCAGCGCTGAACGAACGCCTGGCTGCCGAGACCATCGACGTGTCTCTGCCGGGCCGCCGTATGGAAAACGGTGGGCTGCATCCGGTGACCCGCACCATCGATCGCATCGAAACCTTCTTCGGCGAGCTGGGCTTCTCCGTGGCGACCGGCCCGGAAATCGAAGACGATTATCATAACTTCGACGCGCTGAATATCCCCGGGCACCACCCGGCGCGCGCCGATCACGATACCTTCTGGTTCGACGCCACGCGCCTGCTGCGCACCCAGACCTCAGGCGTGCAGATCCGCACCATGAAGAACCAGCAGCCGCCGATCCGCATCATTGCGCCGGGCCGCGTCTATCGCAACGACTACGATCAGACTCACACCCCGATGTTCCACCAGATGGAAGGCCTGATCGTCGATAAAGACATCAGCTTCACCAACCTGAAGGGCACGCTGCACGATTTCCTGAACAACTTCTTTGAAGAAGATTTGCAGGTTCGCTTCCGCCCGTCTTACTTCCCGTTTACCGAGCCTTCGGCAGAAGTGGACGTCATGGGTAAAAACGGCAAGTGGCTGGAAGTTCTGGGCTGCGGCATGGTTCACCCGAACGTTCTGCGCAACGTTGGCATCGACCCGGAAATCTACTCCGGCTTTGCTTTCGGCATGGGCATGGAGCGCCTGACGATGCTGCGTTACGGCGTCACTGACCTGCGCGCGTTCTTCGAAAACGATCTGCGTTTCCTCAAACAGTTTAAGTAA